One segment of Phragmites australis chromosome 13, lpPhrAust1.1, whole genome shotgun sequence DNA contains the following:
- the LOC133888375 gene encoding uncharacterized membrane protein At4g09580-like: MGREERFPVWEAALGAGVATAFAAGLVGVYLSMPDSDYSFLKLPHNLEELQILTGHLENYTSDYTLQVLVGYCAVYIFMQTFMIPGTIFMSLLAGALFGQLRGVALVVFAATAGASSCYFLSKMIGKPLVFSLWPDKLSFFQKQVAKRREKLLNYMLFLRVTPTLPNTFINLASPIVDVPYHIFLLATLIGLIPAAYVTVRAGIALGELTSLSDLYDTQSIALLFLIGVVSVTPALLGKDEAQEKPSEMAVGAS, encoded by the exons atggggagggaggagaggttcCCGGTGTGGGAGGCCGCGCTGGGTGCCGGGGTTGCCACCGCCTTCGCCGCCGGGCTCGTCGGAGTCTACCTTTCCATGCCGGACTCCGACTACAGCTTCCTCAAGTTGCCGCACAACCTCGAGGAACTCCAAATCCTCAC TGGCCACCTTGAGAACTATACTAGTGACTACACCCTTCAGGTGTTGGTAGGTTATTGTGCTGTGTACATCTTCATGCAGACCTTCATGATCCCAGGGACAATATTCATGTCACTCCTTGCTGGTGCTCTGTTTGGGCAACTTCGGGGCGTGGCCCTGGTGGTCTTTGCTGCCACTGCTGGTGCTTCTTCATGCTATTTCCTGTCGAAGATGATTGGAAAACCACTGGTCTTCTCACTGTGGCCAGATAAGCTCAGTTTCTTTCAAAAGCAG GTTGCTAAAAGAAGAGAGAAGCTGTTGAATTACATGCTTTTCCTCAGGGTCACCCCAACATTGCCAAATACCTTCATTAACTTAGCTTCACCCATAGTAGATGTCCCCTACCATATATTCCTACTGGCAACTCTTATTGGTCTCATCCCAGCTGCTTACGTGACTGTGAGG GCTGGAATTGCTCTTGGAGAGTTAACTTCTCTGAGTGACCTGTACGACACCCAGTCAATTGCACTGCTATTCCTGATCGGTGTTGTTTCAGTCACACCAGCATTGTTGGGCAAGGACGAGGCACAAGAAAAACCATCAGAAATGGCGGTAGGCGCTTCATGA